One region of Mycolicibacterium insubricum genomic DNA includes:
- a CDS encoding MFS transporter, translating into MSADISTGSAVTPAGTPLALAALLAGTLVGTVGNNVVNVPLSSILAEFDAPLTDGVFVVVGFLLAFAASMPLAGWVGDRFGRRRVYIVALIATMICALGAATAGSLGVLIIWRTLGGVAAAPFAPVVMGLIQWLFTGEKRSRAIGAWASVNGLGQAIGPTMGGLVADGWGWRWVFAPLIPVAAIGLIGTLRYIPASPGIRKRLDVIGAATLTLGSAALVSGLAQIANPTPGAMASLVVGTLGLAWFVAHSLRVAEPFIDLRLAAESRFLRSTLAAFTQMFALGTTLVAIPLYLVAEGASQSTAGLTLFAVPAVMVLLGPPVGRYMDRLRPRRVLRTGLIVLVLAEVSLAVLLGRPTVSTPLLLVVLASVGVGVGLVQTPAASGATKSPAGQQGTGLGLFNLVRFTGSAAGSAWVAVALDVATLPTVFWVAAAMALVGLGASFIGPDPERTPWAATPP; encoded by the coding sequence ATGTCAGCCGACATCAGCACCGGTTCCGCGGTGACGCCGGCCGGCACCCCGCTCGCCCTGGCGGCGTTACTGGCCGGCACCCTGGTCGGCACGGTCGGCAACAACGTCGTCAACGTGCCGTTGAGTTCCATCCTCGCCGAGTTCGACGCCCCGCTGACCGACGGCGTCTTCGTCGTCGTCGGATTCCTGCTGGCGTTCGCCGCGTCGATGCCACTGGCCGGCTGGGTCGGCGACCGGTTCGGCCGTCGCCGCGTCTACATCGTGGCGCTGATCGCCACGATGATCTGTGCGCTGGGCGCGGCCACCGCGGGTTCACTGGGGGTGCTGATCATCTGGCGCACCCTCGGCGGGGTGGCGGCCGCCCCGTTTGCACCGGTGGTCATGGGGCTGATCCAGTGGCTGTTCACCGGAGAGAAACGCAGCCGCGCGATCGGCGCGTGGGCGTCGGTCAACGGCCTGGGCCAGGCCATCGGCCCGACGATGGGCGGCCTGGTCGCCGACGGCTGGGGCTGGCGCTGGGTGTTCGCACCGTTGATCCCGGTCGCCGCGATCGGTCTCATCGGCACGCTGCGTTACATCCCCGCCTCACCCGGAATCCGGAAACGGCTCGATGTGATCGGCGCGGCGACGCTGACCCTCGGGTCGGCGGCGCTGGTGTCCGGGCTGGCACAGATCGCCAACCCAACCCCGGGCGCGATGGCGTCGCTGGTGGTCGGCACCCTCGGTCTGGCCTGGTTCGTGGCGCACAGCCTGCGGGTCGCCGAGCCGTTCATCGACCTACGACTGGCCGCCGAATCACGTTTCCTGCGCAGCACACTGGCGGCTTTCACCCAGATGTTCGCCCTCGGCACCACGCTGGTCGCGATACCGCTGTACCTGGTTGCCGAAGGCGCCTCCCAGTCGACGGCCGGGCTGACGCTGTTCGCGGTGCCGGCCGTCATGGTGCTGCTCGGCCCGCCCGTCGGCCGCTACATGGACCGGCTGCGCCCGCGCCGGGTGCTGCGCACCGGGTTGATCGTGCTGGTCCTCGCCGAGGTGTCGCTGGCGGTGCTGCTGGGCCGGCCCACCGTCTCGACGCCGCTGTTGCTGGTGGTGCTGGCGTCGGTGGGCGTCGGGGTCGGGCTGGTGCAGACTCCGGCGGCAAGCGGCGCGACGAAGTCACCGGCCGGTCAGCAGGGCACCGGCCTGGGCCTGTTCAACCTGGTGAGATTCACCGGTTCGGCAGCTGGCTCGGCATGGGTGGCGGTGGCGCTGGACGTCGCCACGCTGCCGACGGTGTTCTGGGTGGCGGCCGCGATGGCGCTCGTCGGTCTGGGCGCCTCGTTCATCGGGCCGGATCCTGAACGCACACCGTGGGCCGCTACCCCGCCGTAG
- a CDS encoding lysophospholipid acyltransferase family protein yields MHSHRGGHVSADDADFEEIAKWDPGFIEGFYNLIAPVVRSYFRSEVRGLESIPSTGGALVVSNHSGGNLTPDPLILQPAFYRHFGYDRPLYLLAHYGVFYTPLRDYIKRLGAIHASRPNAREVLNSGAVVLVFPGGDYDAYRPTFSQNVIDFEGRVGYVRTAIETGVPIVPTVSIGGQETQLFAARNSWLAKRLGLHRIRMDILPVSFGIPFGMSMVFPANIPLPSKIVFQVLDPIHVTDRFGKDPDVHEVDAHVRSVMQTALDGLARERRFPVLG; encoded by the coding sequence ATGCACAGCCATCGAGGAGGACACGTGAGCGCAGACGACGCCGACTTCGAGGAGATCGCCAAATGGGATCCGGGCTTCATCGAGGGCTTCTACAACCTGATCGCACCGGTGGTCCGGAGCTACTTCCGGTCGGAGGTGCGCGGACTGGAATCGATTCCGTCGACCGGCGGAGCGCTGGTGGTGTCCAATCATTCCGGCGGGAATCTGACCCCGGATCCGCTCATCCTGCAGCCCGCCTTCTACCGACACTTCGGGTATGACCGGCCGCTGTACCTCTTGGCGCACTACGGCGTCTTCTACACGCCGCTGCGCGACTACATCAAGAGGCTCGGTGCCATCCACGCCAGCCGGCCAAATGCGCGCGAAGTGTTGAACTCCGGTGCCGTGGTGCTGGTTTTTCCCGGCGGTGACTATGACGCCTACCGGCCGACGTTCTCGCAGAACGTCATCGACTTCGAGGGCCGGGTGGGTTATGTCAGGACCGCGATCGAAACCGGGGTGCCGATCGTGCCCACCGTGTCCATCGGCGGCCAGGAGACGCAGCTGTTCGCCGCCCGTAACAGCTGGCTCGCGAAACGCTTAGGGCTGCACCGCATTCGGATGGATATCCTGCCGGTGAGCTTCGGGATCCCGTTCGGCATGAGCATGGTCTTTCCGGCGAACATTCCGCTGCCGTCGAAGATCGTGTTCCAGGTCCTCGACCCGATCCACGTCACCGATCGATTCGGTAAAGACCCCGACGTCCACGAGGTGGATGCACACGTGCGCTCGGTCATGCAGACCGCGCTCGACGGCCTCGCCCGCGAGCGCCGCTTTCCCGTGCTGGGGTGA
- a CDS encoding macro domain-containing protein, which produces MPVITAVHGDVTEQSVDAIVNAANNAMRGGGGVDGAIHRGGGPAILRDCVDRFPDGLATGDAGWTTAGDLPARWVIHTVGPNYTAGQRDRSLLVSCYRRVLEVADELGAKSIAVPLISAGIYGWPRHDAIAVALETLGSADTGVEEARVVAFDAETHGHVLAQLGAK; this is translated from the coding sequence ATGCCTGTTATCACCGCCGTGCATGGGGACGTCACCGAGCAGTCCGTCGACGCGATCGTCAACGCCGCCAACAATGCCATGCGCGGGGGCGGCGGAGTGGACGGCGCCATCCACCGCGGCGGCGGTCCCGCAATCCTGCGCGACTGCGTTGATAGATTCCCCGACGGACTGGCCACCGGTGACGCCGGTTGGACGACGGCGGGGGATCTGCCGGCACGGTGGGTGATCCACACCGTCGGTCCGAACTACACCGCCGGCCAGCGGGATCGGTCGCTACTGGTGTCGTGCTATCGCCGCGTCTTGGAGGTGGCCGACGAACTCGGTGCGAAATCCATTGCGGTTCCGCTGATCAGCGCCGGCATCTACGGTTGGCCGCGCCACGACGCCATCGCGGTCGCACTCGAAACCCTCGGCTCTGCCGACACCGGCGTTGAGGAGGCTCGTGTGGTCGCGTTCGACGCCGAGACGCACGGGCACGTTCTCGCCCAACTGGGCGCGAAATAA
- a CDS encoding XRE family transcriptional regulator, protein MTFSDRGQQSASISDHDIAKTFDGDRLRQARQLALRTKQSLSEPLGVSAAAVGQYESGATPPRADLIPILARELDVPREFFAAGRPLARLEAADAFFRSLRATTAKQRAKAISYTEQLWELMHAVEKHVRLPPVNLPGFGGGEIEPGAFPSDPVAAARALRKAWRLGTEPIAHLVRTIENQGIVTVLVPFAENEVARIDAFSTLSLSRPIIVLSPDRANDIYRHRFTAAHELGHLVLHGELAGGDPALEREADRFAAEFLTPSLVIHDLLPRRIDFRKLNRLSEQWGVSIKSLIYRCREVGLLSDATARRAYIRLNYLSEQGVIATQPVYQFPGEVPALLRRAVELAEVNGVTITSLAQELAWKPSQVRRMLGDADERPALRLI, encoded by the coding sequence ATGACCTTCAGTGACAGGGGTCAGCAGTCGGCGTCCATCAGTGATCACGACATCGCCAAAACATTCGACGGTGACCGCTTGCGGCAAGCTCGGCAGCTCGCGCTGCGTACGAAGCAAAGTCTTTCAGAACCACTAGGCGTATCTGCCGCCGCCGTCGGGCAATACGAGTCCGGTGCCACCCCACCCAGAGCTGACCTAATACCGATCCTTGCGCGCGAGCTTGATGTTCCTCGTGAGTTCTTCGCAGCGGGCCGGCCGCTCGCTCGACTAGAAGCCGCAGATGCGTTCTTCCGAAGCCTTCGCGCGACGACGGCAAAGCAACGAGCCAAGGCCATTTCCTACACCGAACAACTATGGGAACTGATGCATGCCGTTGAGAAACATGTTCGACTACCCCCAGTCAACCTTCCTGGTTTCGGCGGCGGTGAAATTGAACCTGGCGCGTTCCCCAGCGACCCGGTGGCGGCAGCAAGAGCGTTGCGAAAAGCATGGCGGCTGGGCACGGAACCGATCGCGCATCTCGTACGCACTATCGAGAACCAGGGCATCGTTACTGTACTGGTGCCTTTCGCCGAGAACGAGGTCGCGCGCATCGATGCCTTCTCCACTCTGTCGCTGTCGCGACCGATCATCGTCCTGTCACCCGACCGCGCAAACGACATCTATCGGCACCGATTTACCGCTGCGCACGAGCTCGGTCATCTCGTCTTGCACGGAGAACTCGCTGGTGGAGATCCTGCACTAGAGAGGGAAGCGGATCGATTCGCCGCCGAGTTCCTAACTCCCAGCTTGGTCATCCATGACCTTCTCCCTCGACGGATCGACTTCCGCAAGTTGAACCGCCTGAGCGAACAGTGGGGCGTATCAATCAAGTCACTGATCTACAGGTGCAGAGAGGTCGGTCTACTGTCTGACGCCACAGCTCGCCGAGCGTACATCCGCCTCAACTACCTCTCGGAGCAGGGCGTGATCGCAACCCAGCCCGTGTATCAGTTCCCGGGCGAGGTACCTGCCCTTCTTCGCCGGGCCGTCGAACTGGCAGAGGTGAACGGCGTCACCATTACCTCATTAGCTCAAGAGCTTGCCTGGAAACCATCGCAGGTTCGTCGCATGCTCGGCGACGCAGACGAACGTCCGGCTCTCCGCTTGATTTAG